One window of Pirellulales bacterium genomic DNA carries:
- a CDS encoding 6-carboxytetrahydropterin synthase, whose product MFRVTREIDFCYGHRLLDYSGKCRHLHGHNGRAVIVIESESLDQRGMVLDFSDIKRVVSHWIDENLDHRMILRRDDPAAQALEKLGEPLYLIHENPTAENIAKLIFEFTRGQGFPIVEAHLWETPSCFATYRA is encoded by the coding sequence ATGTTTCGAGTGACTCGCGAGATCGATTTTTGTTACGGCCATCGTCTGCTGGACTACAGCGGTAAATGCCGGCATTTGCATGGTCACAATGGCCGGGCGGTAATTGTCATTGAATCGGAAAGCCTCGACCAGCGCGGCATGGTTTTGGATTTTTCTGACATCAAACGTGTCGTGAGCCACTGGATTGATGAAAATCTTGACCATCGCATGATTTTGCGGCGCGACGATCCAGCGGCCCAGGCACTAGAAAAGTTGGGCGAGCCATTGTACCTCATCCACGAAAATCCGACCGCCGAAAACATCGCCAAACTGATCTTCGAATTCACGCGTGGTCAGGGGTTTCCGATTGTCGAGGCGCATCTGTGGGAAACTCCAAGCTGCTTTGCAACATATCGGGCCTAG